The stretch of DNA GGAGGCAGCTGCGGCGCGAGCGGGGCGAGATGTGAGCGGGTTCAACCCCGAAAGGCCTCCCTTCGTCGTCACCGCGGCGCTGCCGCCGGATATCCATGCCTGGGCCGACGGATTGCGAAAGGCGCATTTCCCGCCCGAGCGCAATTTCCTCCAGGCCCACGTGACGCTGTTCCACTCGCTGTTACCCTCACTGTTCGACGAATTGCAGACGGTCCTGCCGGGTTTCGCCGCCGAGTACGCCGCGCCTCACGCAGCGATTACCGGGCTGATGAACATGGGGCGGGGGACCGCCATCGCAGTCGAAAGCCAGCAGATGCTCTCGATCCGCCAAGCGATCGCAGACCGCTTCCACGGCACGCTGACTTCGCAGGATCAGCACAAGCCGCGCCTTCACATCACGGTGCAGAACAAGGTTTCCCCGGATGATGCCAAGACGCTTCAGCGCGAACTGGAGCCGCAAGTGGAGCGGCGCGAATTCGCCTTTCCCGCGCTCGAATTGCACATCTATCGCGGCGGTCCGTGGGAGTTCGTCAAGCGCTGGGCCTTCCGGGGTAAACAGCACGGTTGACCGGGGCGATACTGC from Qipengyuania oceanensis encodes:
- a CDS encoding 2'-5' RNA ligase family protein gives rise to the protein MSGFNPERPPFVVTAALPPDIHAWADGLRKAHFPPERNFLQAHVTLFHSLLPSLFDELQTVLPGFAAEYAAPHAAITGLMNMGRGTAIAVESQQMLSIRQAIADRFHGTLTSQDQHKPRLHITVQNKVSPDDAKTLQRELEPQVERREFAFPALELHIYRGGPWEFVKRWAFRGKQHG